A part of Pelecanus crispus isolate bPelCri1 chromosome 22, bPelCri1.pri, whole genome shotgun sequence genomic DNA contains:
- the DEDD gene encoding death effector domain-containing protein yields MAAFKRSRAQAWPEERGDREHGLYSLHRMFDIVGTHLTHRDVRVLSFLFVDVIDDYERGMIRSGRDFLLALERQGRCDETNFRQVLQLLRIITRHDLLPYVTLKRRRAVCPDLVDKYLEETSIRYVTPRAHGEAEHGLGHPHKSVPPHHPVVCCSSAGPQICTKRPGRGRTLLSSQRKRRKSATPDPKEKQTCDIRLRVRAEYCQHETALQGNVFSNKQDPLERQFERFNQANTILKSRDLGSIICDIKFSELTYLDAFWRDYINGSLLEALKGVFITDSLKQAVGHEAIKLLVNVDEEDYEVGRQKLLRNLMLQTAP; encoded by the exons ATGGCCGCCTTCAAACGGAGCCGAGCGCAAGCCTGGCCGGAGGAACGGGGCGACCGGGAGCACGGGCTCTACAGCTTGCACCGCATGTTCGACATCGTGGGCACCCACCTGACCCACCGGGACGTGCGGGTGCTCTCCTTCCTCTTCGTGGACGTGATCGACGATTACGAGAGGGGGATGATCCGCAGCGGCCGGGACTTCTTGCTGGCGCTGGAGCGGCAGGGCCGCTGCGACGAGACCAACTTCCGACAGGTGCTGCAGTTGCTGCGGATCATCACTCGCCACGACCTGCTGCCGTACGTCACCCTCAAGAGGCGACGGGCCG TGTGTCCGGACCTGGTGGACAAGTACCTGGAGGAGACGTCCATTCGCTACGTGACGCCCCGAGCTCACGGCGAGGCGGAGCACGGGCTCGGCCACCCCCATAAATCAG TGCCTCCCCACCACCCCGTGGTCTGCTGCTCCTCCGCGGGACCCCAGATCTGTACCAAGAGGCCCGGCCGCGGCAGGACCCTCCTCAGCAGCCAGCGCAAGAGGAGGAAGTCGGCGACGCCGGACCCTAAGGAGAAGCAGACCTGTG ACATCCGCCTGCGAGTCCGAGCCGAGTACTGCCAGCACGAGACGGCGCTTCAAGGCAACGTCTTCTCCAACAAGCAGGACCCCTTGGAGCGTCAGTTCGAGCGCTTCAACCAGGCCAACACCATCCTGAAATCCCGGGACCTGGGCTCCATCATCTGTGACATAAAATTCTCAGAGCTCACCTACCTCGACGCGTTCTGGCGCGATTACATCAACGGCTCTTTGCTGGAAGCCCTCAAGGGCGTCTTCATCACGGACTCGCTCAAACAAGCCGTGGGCCACGAAGCCATCAAACTGCTGGTCAATGTGGACGAGGAGGATTACGAGGTTGGGCGCCAGAAACTCCTGAGGAACTTGATGCTGCAGACGGCTCCCTGA